One genomic window of Cannabis sativa cultivar Pink pepper isolate KNU-18-1 chromosome 2, ASM2916894v1, whole genome shotgun sequence includes the following:
- the LOC115721183 gene encoding transcription factor bHLH149, with amino-acid sequence MASYNISNVESNIDASGDSSRKKRRKIGGGGGDEIPSSSSSLTQTTTHDREKSSMIRWKSDSEQQIYSTKLVEALCKTKRSSSSSSSSPGKVRKVRETADRVLAVAAKGTTRWSRAILASRHMLMTNRKHRKVKVTGKSRLQKPPPIRTKTTRLPPIQKKVQTLSRLVPGCRKLPFPNLLEETTDYIAALEMQVRAMTALAELLTGSPVNNRSGSTINASS; translated from the coding sequence atggCTTCGTATAATATTTCAAACGTGGAATCGAATATTGACGCATCGGGAGATTCCAGTAGAAAAAAGCGTCGGAAAatcggaggaggaggaggagatgAGATTCCGAGTTCGAGTTCGAGTTTGACTCAGACTACTACTCATGATCGCGAAAAAAGCTCGATGATTAGATGGAAATCCGATTCGGAGCAACAGATCTACTCAACGAAACTTGTTGAGGCTCTCTGTAAGACTAAACggagttcttcttcttcttcttcttcgccgGGAAAGGTGAGGAAAGTTAGGGAAACTGCTGACCGAGTTCTGGCTGTGGCTGCCAAAGGAACGACTCGGTGGAGTAGAGCGATTCTGGCGAGTCGACACATGTTGATGACGAATAGGAAACATAGAAAGGTGAAGGTTACCGGTAAAAGCAGGTTACAGAAACCACCGCCGATTAGAACCAAAACAACAAGGTTACCGCCTATTCAAAAGAAGGTTCAAACTCTCAGCCGGTTGGTTCCCGGTTGCCGGAAGCTTCCTTTCCCGAATCTTCTAGAAGAAACAACCGATTACATAGCCGCTCTAGAGATGCAGGTCCGAGCCATGACCGCTCTAGCCGAGCTTCTAACCGGTTCACCGGTCAATAATCGATCTGGTTCAACCATTAACGCCTCGAGttga